Proteins found in one Fulvitalea axinellae genomic segment:
- a CDS encoding PKD domain-containing protein, protein MKKLYSFLIAILWCGISYCQTSPQHPFYYTYPMDDTKIWEWWDDYEVGDPLCEDDAFFISRVRLKKRFVNKATQVNPNLDPKRRVCSWDPIGTEDKRWKQLPRYNFNSDNFSMWQYLDVHGNWGNHFLRAPAGYQNVASRNGVQTGSLLFLDWMEPIGPNSNTAHSNLLMWLSAKNSDGTFKNTRKLARFLKYYGMTGLGIDGEASFTPQSADRLQDAFRDLNVKAKEEGVEGFQILWYDAQNNDGNIDWYNGLTQRNRDWFFKNGEYVFKTFLLNYNFTKDKNEASVRFAESIGADPYTVYAGFNPGERGMSHNFNGGPGTGWEILPNSKIGIWWWGGYGANTYYEASAEQGAEPLTWQKTYQKKLELIYSGGNQNPANTPAITNTIRNQRNESLKRFHGIASLAVAKSTITEMPFVTRFGLGNGMRFSDKGKVTFDKGWYNIGIQDYLPTWRWWVTNDGGQVPADPINLELSFDDAYFAGNCLKVSGNTSKSNVNLFKTKLAMSSQAELKVVYRVENGSDPKMNIRLSKEGSETIFTRIPLPTTDGDGWKTYTCRLADHGISSGDVVAMLGIEVEGTAKDYVAYIGEISLNDPSKAFQPAKPQILKYKNLKESYDKLSFKLFWDSKPGAPKGTVVYNDEVDTWYFEILLQEGQSEPVLLNACTEWAGLVVDAPLNPENGEYRIGVRAVAPDGVTKSEIAWTRQVKSARLSTDVEVDRPYINPGQTVTLKLKDPNISQASWEIIGNGITVVSKTGTEITLNMDQLGSYGAKLIVSGNGQTVEKNLEGIFSVIPKENGCTPQMEFVAENNPAQIPTPAKLKFTGIKGEGKISTGVQVSTLDHIALSDKIIGTQNKFTYGFWFNADLIANDRMRLFGKRREDTGTRDFDIKVRATGELEFFSRKYTPMTNVLKNTKVEPGKWTHLAMAYNGSSLVIYINGREVRRWENRQLNLRQHSDAFIVLGDLSFRGKFDELQLWNRMLTPEEIRLNMNRKPLNESGLIGYWDFDKKNGLGQYVNQGSFGGNHAFRAKNPTGKKEVLIAPMAVAGCPVIGGDFSVNPKINWGLGELTYELSGDSVDVSYGTPGLYNVNCMAESVLGHNELLKDNFLKITAPDTEALRAGFNVTSRVVEQGNEIVFYDASYGVPETYEWTFEGGSPKNGDSKERAVTYHVPGTYKVTLKVLNSQGEDILEKSDYITVKGIEAKERPAADFRASKTALNKGESVIFEDLSANAPSQWAWTFEGGEPAESNDKAPEVTYSQPGTYRVTLTVRNSKGENTATKNTYITVAPFTSDVFYIRNVGTGSVLDILGANEFSGAVATANTEKLSQKWRRKPTADGAFHFDNESGALRLNAPKANPVRVISDANAGMNVRWKLKFLSNGYVNIIHLGSGLILHADKDGKVTLVSSQTTGSNVEWTFDENPTAGPKLPIVDFKADITKVKSGGSVSFTDLTVNGTSSRIWTFEGGTPKMSEEESPEVVYNKPGVYKVALTVNNMFGDGQRTKEGYITVSAFGTEVFYIRNVATAEVLDIAGKISPSDVIVTRNSDKLTQQWRKVDDGEGAYHFDNEGGALRLNAPHAGSLAFDVRVIGDANSGKNVRWTLKHLPNGHVNIVHIGSGKILRVNPQGVVDLVAPTVAGDAVEWVFDDKVSNIQARVNVAGDSPSINQEKLSDIVVFPNPVKAGGELRVECFAKKEGELAEFRIHDIMGNTVLKRNVPLEKGNNRIQLEINLTEGVYVLEVSLEEFMETFRILVR, encoded by the coding sequence ATGAAAAAATTATATTCATTTTTAATAGCGATACTCTGGTGTGGCATCAGCTACTGCCAGACTAGTCCGCAACATCCGTTTTATTACACCTATCCGATGGATGATACGAAAATATGGGAATGGTGGGATGATTACGAAGTAGGAGATCCTCTTTGCGAAGATGACGCGTTTTTTATTTCGAGAGTCAGGCTTAAAAAGAGGTTTGTAAACAAAGCGACCCAAGTGAATCCAAATTTGGATCCCAAAAGAAGGGTTTGCTCATGGGACCCTATCGGTACGGAGGACAAGAGATGGAAGCAATTGCCCCGTTATAATTTCAACTCCGATAACTTCAGTATGTGGCAATACTTGGACGTGCACGGTAACTGGGGAAACCATTTTTTGCGTGCTCCGGCGGGGTACCAAAACGTGGCCAGCAGAAACGGAGTGCAGACGGGAAGCTTACTCTTTCTGGATTGGATGGAGCCTATCGGCCCTAATTCAAACACGGCGCATAGTAACTTGCTAATGTGGCTCTCCGCTAAAAACTCGGACGGAACATTTAAAAATACCCGTAAGCTTGCCCGTTTTCTCAAATACTATGGTATGACGGGGCTGGGGATTGATGGCGAGGCCAGTTTTACGCCGCAGTCTGCAGATCGTTTGCAAGACGCCTTCAGGGATTTGAACGTAAAGGCTAAAGAAGAAGGGGTGGAAGGCTTCCAGATTCTATGGTATGACGCTCAGAACAATGACGGGAATATTGATTGGTATAACGGTCTGACGCAGAGAAACCGGGATTGGTTTTTTAAGAATGGAGAGTATGTATTCAAAACCTTCCTGCTCAACTATAATTTCACCAAAGATAAGAATGAGGCGTCTGTGAGATTCGCTGAGTCTATCGGTGCCGATCCTTATACGGTGTACGCTGGATTCAACCCTGGCGAAAGAGGCATGTCTCACAACTTCAACGGTGGTCCAGGTACGGGTTGGGAGATTTTGCCCAATTCAAAAATCGGAATATGGTGGTGGGGCGGCTATGGAGCCAACACTTACTATGAGGCTAGCGCTGAGCAAGGAGCGGAACCATTAACATGGCAAAAGACTTATCAGAAAAAGTTGGAACTGATTTATTCAGGAGGCAATCAGAACCCGGCCAATACGCCAGCCATAACCAATACAATCCGTAACCAAAGAAATGAGAGCCTAAAAAGATTTCACGGTATCGCGTCATTGGCTGTGGCCAAAAGTACGATTACCGAAATGCCATTCGTAACCCGTTTTGGTTTGGGTAACGGTATGCGTTTTTCGGACAAGGGTAAAGTGACATTCGATAAAGGGTGGTATAATATAGGCATTCAGGATTATCTTCCTACTTGGCGTTGGTGGGTCACCAACGACGGAGGTCAGGTGCCTGCGGACCCGATCAATTTGGAATTATCCTTTGATGACGCATACTTTGCGGGCAACTGCTTGAAGGTTTCTGGAAACACGAGCAAGTCTAATGTTAATCTCTTTAAGACCAAACTTGCTATGTCGTCGCAAGCGGAACTTAAGGTGGTGTATCGGGTAGAAAATGGATCGGACCCGAAAATGAATATCCGCTTGAGCAAAGAAGGGTCGGAAACGATCTTTACAAGGATTCCTTTGCCAACCACTGACGGTGATGGTTGGAAAACATATACTTGCCGTTTGGCCGATCACGGAATATCTTCAGGTGATGTGGTGGCAATGCTTGGAATAGAAGTGGAAGGCACGGCAAAGGATTATGTCGCTTATATCGGTGAAATTTCCTTAAATGATCCGTCCAAAGCTTTTCAGCCTGCCAAACCCCAGATTTTGAAATACAAGAATCTGAAAGAAAGTTACGATAAGCTTTCGTTCAAATTGTTTTGGGATAGTAAACCGGGTGCGCCAAAAGGAACGGTTGTTTATAATGACGAAGTGGACACTTGGTATTTTGAAATCCTGTTGCAGGAAGGCCAAAGCGAACCTGTGCTGTTGAACGCTTGTACCGAATGGGCCGGCTTGGTGGTTGACGCCCCTTTGAATCCCGAAAACGGAGAATACAGAATAGGGGTAAGGGCGGTAGCTCCTGATGGTGTCACAAAATCCGAGATCGCATGGACTAGACAGGTGAAATCCGCAAGGTTGAGTACGGATGTCGAAGTGGACAGGCCTTATATCAACCCTGGCCAAACGGTCACCCTCAAGCTTAAGGATCCGAACATTTCACAGGCTAGCTGGGAAATCATTGGAAATGGAATAACCGTTGTAAGCAAAACTGGAACGGAGATTACCTTAAATATGGATCAACTGGGTTCGTATGGAGCGAAGTTGATCGTTAGCGGGAATGGACAAACTGTAGAGAAAAACCTGGAAGGCATTTTCAGTGTGATTCCGAAAGAAAACGGTTGTACGCCTCAAATGGAGTTTGTTGCGGAAAATAATCCCGCTCAGATTCCAACTCCGGCAAAGTTGAAATTTACAGGAATCAAGGGAGAAGGAAAGATTTCAACAGGAGTTCAGGTAAGCACTTTGGATCATATTGCTTTGAGCGATAAAATTATCGGAACGCAGAACAAATTCACATATGGGTTCTGGTTTAATGCTGATCTGATTGCCAATGACCGAATGCGCCTATTCGGGAAACGTAGGGAAGACACGGGTACCCGAGATTTTGATATTAAGGTTAGGGCCACTGGAGAGTTGGAATTCTTCTCGAGAAAGTATACTCCAATGACTAATGTGTTGAAAAACACAAAAGTGGAGCCCGGAAAGTGGACTCATTTGGCAATGGCTTATAATGGTTCGTCTTTGGTGATTTATATCAATGGCCGTGAAGTTAGGCGTTGGGAAAATCGTCAGCTGAACCTTCGTCAACATTCTGATGCTTTTATCGTGTTGGGAGATCTCAGCTTTAGAGGCAAGTTCGACGAACTGCAATTATGGAACCGTATGCTCACTCCTGAGGAAATCAGGCTGAATATGAACAGAAAGCCGCTGAACGAAAGTGGGCTTATAGGTTATTGGGACTTTGATAAGAAAAACGGGCTCGGGCAATATGTCAATCAAGGAAGCTTTGGTGGAAACCATGCGTTTAGAGCTAAAAACCCAACCGGTAAGAAGGAAGTGCTTATTGCTCCAATGGCTGTTGCTGGATGCCCTGTTATTGGCGGAGATTTCTCTGTGAATCCGAAAATCAATTGGGGGCTTGGAGAGTTAACCTATGAGTTGTCAGGAGATTCGGTTGATGTCTCTTATGGAACGCCTGGGCTGTATAATGTAAATTGTATGGCGGAAAGCGTATTGGGGCACAATGAGTTGCTAAAAGATAACTTTTTGAAAATAACCGCTCCCGATACAGAAGCGTTAAGGGCTGGTTTTAACGTAACCTCAAGAGTTGTCGAACAAGGAAACGAAATAGTGTTCTATGATGCCTCATACGGTGTTCCCGAAACTTATGAGTGGACATTTGAAGGAGGCTCTCCAAAGAATGGTGATTCGAAAGAGCGGGCAGTGACTTATCATGTGCCCGGAACCTATAAAGTCACTCTTAAAGTATTGAATTCACAGGGAGAGGATATTTTGGAAAAGAGTGATTACATCACTGTTAAGGGAATTGAGGCGAAAGAGAGACCTGCCGCTGATTTCAGGGCTTCGAAAACAGCCTTGAACAAAGGCGAATCAGTTATCTTCGAAGACCTCTCCGCAAATGCTCCGTCTCAGTGGGCATGGACGTTTGAGGGCGGAGAGCCCGCCGAGAGTAATGATAAGGCTCCCGAGGTTACTTATAGCCAGCCAGGTACATATAGGGTTACGCTTACTGTGCGAAATTCGAAAGGGGAGAATACGGCGACCAAGAACACTTATATAACCGTAGCTCCGTTTACTAGCGATGTTTTCTATATTCGAAATGTAGGTACAGGATCTGTGTTGGACATATTGGGCGCAAATGAATTCAGCGGTGCTGTAGCTACAGCAAACACTGAGAAACTTTCGCAAAAATGGAGAAGAAAGCCTACGGCTGACGGCGCTTTCCATTTTGATAATGAAAGCGGAGCGCTTAGGCTTAATGCTCCAAAAGCGAATCCTGTTCGGGTCATATCGGATGCTAATGCGGGAATGAATGTACGCTGGAAGCTTAAATTCCTCTCGAATGGCTATGTAAACATCATTCACCTGGGATCTGGTCTCATTCTTCATGCTGATAAAGACGGTAAGGTGACGCTTGTGTCGTCACAGACAACCGGATCGAACGTAGAATGGACATTTGACGAAAACCCTACAGCCGGCCCTAAGTTGCCGATTGTGGATTTTAAGGCTGACATTACCAAAGTAAAGTCTGGCGGAAGTGTGAGTTTCACGGACCTTACCGTAAATGGGACATCATCTAGAATATGGACATTTGAGGGAGGAACCCCTAAAATGAGCGAAGAGGAAAGCCCTGAGGTGGTGTACAATAAGCCGGGAGTTTATAAAGTTGCTTTGACCGTTAATAACATGTTTGGAGATGGGCAGAGAACCAAAGAAGGGTACATTACGGTCAGCGCATTCGGAACCGAGGTGTTTTACATCCGAAATGTGGCTACGGCTGAGGTATTGGATATTGCAGGGAAAATTAGTCCGAGTGACGTGATAGTAACGAGAAATTCGGATAAACTGACTCAGCAGTGGAGAAAAGTGGATGACGGCGAGGGAGCGTACCATTTTGACAACGAAGGTGGAGCTCTTAGACTCAACGCTCCTCATGCCGGAAGTTTAGCCTTTGATGTAAGGGTGATAGGTGACGCCAATAGTGGTAAAAATGTCCGTTGGACACTGAAACACTTGCCAAACGGCCATGTAAACATCGTTCATATTGGTTCGGGAAAGATTCTGAGGGTTAATCCTCAGGGCGTCGTGGACTTGGTAGCGCCTACAGTAGCTGGTGACGCAGTGGAATGGGTATTTGATGATAAGGTTTCAAATATTCAAGCTAGAGTAAATGTTGCGGGTGATTCCCCAAGTATTAATCAGGAAAAGCTCTCGGATATAGTAGTGTTCCCTAACCCGGTCAAAGCTGGAGGTGAATTAAGAGTTGAGTGTTTTGCTAAAAAAGAAGGGGAACTGGCGGAATTTAGGATTCATGATATCATGGGTAATACGGTTCTGAAACGTAATGTGCCTTTGGAAAAAGGAAATAACCGGATTCAGCTGGAAATAAACCTCACTGAAGGGGTGTATGTATTGGAAGTGTCTTTGGAAGAATTTATGGAGACATTCAGAATACTCGTACGGTGA
- a CDS encoding TonB-dependent receptor, which yields MNDFYKISFAYWRKTGILLSFIILLLPPLAAGAVDSGNVVKLKFENERLEVILAEIGKQTSKKILFRDSDLAPYVKVSVQGEYRLQEALECALSNSDLSFEVVKNQIIIKKKVREAVKTSLLLQDKKRMVNGRVVSASEKDGLPGVNVVIKGTSQGVITDVAGNFSIELPDNADNVLVFTSVGFKKQEVRIGNQTTVEVTLDEDLSELEEVVVVGYGVQKKANLTGATTTVKMNDVLGSRPLNRAAEALQGAVPGLQITMNSGQPGATGQSINIRGMTSINGGEPLVLADNVPVNINDINPNDIESVTVLKDAAASSIYGARAAFGVILITTKKSSTEKVRFSYSNSFGVSSPVELPKAASPIEFIGALKDWGVDTYWSQGQDIAKWHDLIGEYNANPSKYPEGFTEVGGIRYQLAGSDVMDEFLNDSGFKQIHNFSIDGGNGKTNYRVSVGYTDDDGIMVSNRDRMKRYNLSTYLGTKILDNLTAETRLFYVNTETTFPDANYSGAVRQGITIYPTGNHKMDDGSELPYGTPANQVLNSAPNERSNGNIRLFGSLKYEPIKDLAITGEYTYENKAMDQIFINDDPVFVSPSQFTKIGGVKNNTSYSKQFSVNRYHAVNVYANYSKQLFGAHNISLTAGYNYEKTAYEQVWAKKMALINTDLPSLSGASGTLTAGDGFHEWAVMGSFARFNYNYKERYFLEANGRYDGSSRFPKGERYGFFPSVSAGWNITNETFMASQKIFDLLKVRASWGNVGNQIVKQGGTQLYYPAIPGMPTYKTSWVSPNNNEKFLTLAPPALVSSNFTWEQVRTINYGLDVAAFKNKLTANFDWFTRTTYDMIAMGAELPAVLGTSAPRANVADLKSYGWELSLGWRQSIGDWSYSLGFNLSDNRAEITKFDNEEGLLSQNYEGKMIGEIWGYETDGFYSVDDFVDGSLKDNLTGGKLKEGVVKFKGVNPNPGDIKYKDLNGDGEINWGNETLDDPGDKKVIGNNHRRFQYGINASVGWKNFDLSVFVQGVGKRDLWVSNDMMWAYRTQFDNVWAHQLDYWTPENTDAYYMRNYAFSSANYKNGQKKQTKYLQDGAYWNLKNVTLGYSLPEAVIEKLRLSSFRVYFSGENMFVNDQMPEGMNPEFKDKGMGNAYPFMKQYTVGLNVSF from the coding sequence ATGAATGATTTTTATAAAATCTCTTTCGCATACTGGCGAAAGACAGGAATTCTATTGTCTTTTATTATTTTACTCCTGCCACCGCTCGCCGCGGGAGCTGTTGACAGCGGAAATGTTGTTAAACTGAAGTTCGAAAATGAGCGGCTTGAAGTAATCTTGGCCGAAATAGGCAAACAAACTAGCAAGAAGATCCTCTTTAGGGACAGTGACTTGGCTCCTTATGTTAAGGTTTCCGTGCAAGGTGAGTATCGGTTACAAGAGGCGTTGGAGTGTGCCCTCAGTAATTCGGACTTGTCTTTTGAAGTGGTAAAGAACCAGATTATCATTAAAAAAAAAGTGCGGGAGGCGGTGAAGACGTCTTTGCTGTTGCAGGATAAAAAACGAATGGTGAACGGAAGGGTGGTTTCGGCGTCGGAAAAAGATGGCCTTCCGGGAGTTAATGTCGTGATCAAAGGAACAAGCCAAGGCGTGATTACTGACGTGGCGGGCAACTTCAGCATTGAGTTGCCGGATAACGCTGACAATGTTCTTGTGTTCACTTCTGTAGGATTCAAAAAACAGGAAGTCCGTATTGGTAACCAAACTACTGTGGAGGTTACGCTTGACGAAGACCTCTCGGAACTTGAAGAAGTGGTTGTGGTCGGATATGGGGTGCAGAAAAAAGCCAACCTGACCGGCGCCACTACTACAGTCAAGATGAACGACGTACTGGGATCAAGGCCTCTGAATCGCGCTGCCGAGGCGTTGCAGGGAGCCGTTCCCGGTCTTCAGATTACTATGAATAGCGGTCAGCCCGGCGCTACGGGACAATCGATTAATATTCGGGGTATGACCTCGATTAACGGAGGGGAGCCTTTGGTTTTGGCCGATAACGTCCCTGTTAATATCAATGATATTAATCCGAACGACATTGAGTCTGTCACAGTATTGAAAGATGCCGCCGCCTCATCGATTTATGGTGCCCGCGCGGCATTCGGAGTGATATTGATAACCACGAAGAAGAGTAGTACGGAAAAAGTAAGGTTTTCATACTCCAATTCTTTCGGCGTGAGTTCTCCGGTGGAATTACCGAAGGCCGCAAGCCCGATTGAATTTATTGGAGCCTTAAAAGATTGGGGTGTTGATACTTACTGGTCACAGGGGCAGGATATTGCCAAGTGGCATGACCTTATAGGAGAATATAATGCGAATCCGTCCAAATACCCTGAGGGCTTTACAGAAGTGGGGGGAATTCGTTATCAATTGGCGGGTTCTGATGTGATGGATGAGTTTCTGAACGATAGCGGTTTCAAGCAAATCCATAACTTTAGTATTGACGGAGGGAATGGAAAAACGAATTATCGCGTGTCTGTTGGATATACCGATGATGACGGTATAATGGTTTCCAATCGTGACAGAATGAAGAGGTATAACCTGAGTACATATTTGGGAACCAAAATTCTGGATAACCTTACGGCGGAAACCAGATTGTTTTATGTCAATACCGAAACTACTTTTCCAGACGCAAACTATTCGGGAGCGGTAAGGCAAGGGATTACGATTTATCCTACAGGAAATCATAAAATGGATGATGGTTCTGAGTTGCCTTACGGTACTCCGGCGAACCAAGTCCTGAATTCGGCGCCGAACGAGCGGAGTAACGGCAATATCCGTTTGTTCGGTAGCCTGAAGTATGAGCCGATAAAGGATTTGGCGATTACGGGCGAATACACTTATGAGAATAAAGCTATGGATCAAATATTCATTAATGACGATCCTGTTTTTGTCTCACCAAGCCAATTTACCAAGATTGGTGGAGTGAAAAATAATACTAGCTACAGTAAGCAGTTCTCGGTAAATCGTTATCATGCTGTCAACGTTTACGCTAATTATTCCAAGCAGCTTTTCGGAGCCCACAATATCTCCTTAACCGCCGGCTATAACTATGAGAAAACGGCGTATGAACAGGTATGGGCTAAAAAAATGGCGTTGATTAATACGGATTTGCCGTCTCTGTCCGGTGCGTCAGGAACGCTTACCGCTGGTGATGGCTTTCATGAATGGGCTGTAATGGGAAGTTTCGCCCGCTTTAATTATAATTATAAGGAGCGTTATTTTCTTGAGGCGAATGGCCGTTATGATGGATCCTCGCGTTTCCCGAAAGGTGAGCGTTACGGATTCTTCCCTTCGGTATCCGCTGGTTGGAATATTACGAATGAGACCTTTATGGCTTCTCAAAAGATTTTTGACTTGCTTAAGGTCAGAGCCTCTTGGGGAAATGTGGGGAACCAGATAGTAAAGCAAGGAGGAACGCAACTATACTACCCAGCCATACCGGGAATGCCGACTTACAAGACTAGTTGGGTTTCTCCAAATAATAATGAGAAATTCTTGACCCTGGCGCCACCGGCTTTAGTAAGTTCCAACTTTACGTGGGAGCAGGTTAGGACGATTAATTACGGGCTTGACGTAGCGGCTTTCAAGAATAAGTTAACGGCCAATTTCGATTGGTTTACCCGAACTACATACGATATGATAGCGATGGGGGCGGAGTTGCCGGCCGTATTAGGTACATCCGCTCCTAGGGCAAACGTAGCGGATTTGAAATCATACGGTTGGGAGTTAAGCCTTGGCTGGCGCCAATCAATAGGGGATTGGAGCTATTCTTTAGGCTTTAACCTTTCGGACAACCGCGCCGAGATTACCAAATTCGATAATGAGGAAGGTTTGCTGTCGCAAAATTACGAAGGAAAGATGATCGGCGAGATTTGGGGTTACGAAACAGACGGTTTCTATAGCGTTGATGATTTCGTTGACGGAAGCCTGAAAGATAACCTCACGGGAGGAAAACTGAAAGAGGGTGTCGTAAAGTTTAAAGGGGTAAATCCAAACCCGGGAGACATTAAATATAAAGACCTTAACGGTGACGGAGAAATAAATTGGGGTAATGAGACCTTGGATGACCCGGGGGACAAAAAGGTGATAGGAAATAATCACCGTCGTTTCCAATATGGAATAAACGCTTCGGTTGGTTGGAAGAATTTCGACTTAAGCGTATTTGTACAAGGTGTAGGAAAGCGTGATTTGTGGGTGAGTAATGACATGATGTGGGCCTACCGGACGCAGTTTGATAACGTTTGGGCTCACCAGTTGGACTATTGGACTCCGGAGAATACGGACGCTTATTATATGCGAAATTATGCTTTTAGTTCCGCCAATTATAAGAATGGTCAAAAAAAACAGACTAAATATTTGCAAGACGGTGCATATTGGAACCTCAAAAACGTAACCCTTGGTTATTCCTTGCCCGAGGCTGTTATTGAGAAACTTCGTTTGTCAAGTTTCCGGGTATACTTCTCAGGGGAAAACATGTTTGTCAATGACCAAATGCCTGAAGGCATGAACCCTGAATTTAAGGATAAAGGTATGGGAAATGCTTATCCGTTTATGAAACAGTACACCGTCGGGCTTAATGTATCATTCTAA
- a CDS encoding RagB/SusD family nutrient uptake outer membrane protein — MKRNIFPIMALALVCLFSACDDDLERLPKDELTVPTTFTTYENIQTYAWQFYGIFGNYHRGLIDRDEYSGDLMMNGKNPNGDEWLWKRITVPTSSGLYNENYKRIRAINLMLDNLENSSLNEKDAEHWKAVGLFFRSYHYFELLKAYGGVPWIDKYIDDSDKDYLYGPRASRDELAKHILDDLKWAESKIKKDGDGPNSINTNVVRAMISRFALFEGTWRKYHGLGGEKEYLQACADYSKKLMDDAPQMHGSYDEIYNSPNLAGMPGIILYKQYEPDQHVHNTTQWNRSSEAIRWDLTKKAADMFLCTDGKTRWNSPLFDGDKNPYDEFRNRDRRMYYIITPPYEVVGRVDGNKRKWKHTDNSAHREYIDLMEKLSGEKFKRLPENNWTGFIQPIMPNYRDAGSQKLPFDPGYNVTGTGYKCWKWYNNHQVSIAWKDFTDQPLFRIGEVLLNYAEAKYELGQFDQSVADKTVNRLRVRGEVASMAVAQINANFDPKRNAKVDPVLWEIRRERAVELMCDGFRFDDLRRWKMMNDEAAKEKLGRYIVGAEFNNKLPIQGGKAEGYISRIGVPPAFPDHYYLHPIPSNQIVLNEKLTQNPGW, encoded by the coding sequence ATGAAAAGAAATATTTTTCCGATAATGGCTTTGGCGCTCGTTTGTCTTTTTAGCGCCTGTGACGACGATCTGGAACGCTTGCCCAAAGACGAGCTTACGGTACCGACCACATTCACGACATATGAGAATATCCAGACTTACGCTTGGCAGTTTTATGGGATCTTCGGGAATTATCACCGTGGCCTGATTGACCGAGACGAATACTCTGGGGATTTGATGATGAATGGAAAAAACCCTAACGGTGATGAATGGCTGTGGAAAAGGATTACTGTTCCAACCTCGTCGGGCTTATATAACGAAAATTATAAGCGAATCCGGGCTATAAACCTTATGCTTGATAATCTGGAAAACAGTTCGCTTAATGAAAAAGATGCGGAGCATTGGAAAGCTGTTGGATTGTTTTTTCGCTCGTATCATTATTTCGAGCTTCTGAAGGCTTATGGCGGAGTGCCTTGGATTGATAAATATATCGACGACTCGGACAAAGATTATCTTTATGGGCCAAGGGCAAGTCGTGACGAATTGGCCAAACATATTCTGGATGATTTGAAGTGGGCTGAGTCGAAAATCAAGAAAGATGGAGATGGCCCCAACTCAATCAACACGAATGTTGTAAGGGCCATGATTTCCAGGTTTGCCTTGTTTGAGGGAACTTGGAGAAAATACCACGGCCTGGGAGGTGAAAAGGAATATCTTCAGGCTTGCGCCGACTATTCCAAAAAGTTGATGGATGACGCTCCGCAAATGCACGGAAGTTATGACGAGATTTATAACTCGCCTAACCTAGCGGGCATGCCGGGCATTATCTTATACAAACAATATGAACCTGACCAGCATGTGCATAATACCACTCAGTGGAACCGTAGCAGTGAGGCTATCAGGTGGGATTTGACCAAAAAAGCGGCGGACATGTTCCTTTGTACCGACGGGAAAACCCGCTGGAATAGCCCGCTTTTTGACGGAGACAAGAATCCTTATGACGAGTTTCGGAACAGGGACCGCAGAATGTATTATATCATCACGCCTCCTTATGAGGTGGTCGGCCGTGTGGACGGAAATAAGCGAAAGTGGAAGCACACGGATAATTCGGCTCACAGGGAATACATTGATCTGATGGAGAAGCTTTCGGGTGAAAAGTTCAAACGCTTGCCAGAGAACAATTGGACCGGTTTTATCCAGCCGATTATGCCAAATTACAGGGATGCGGGTTCTCAAAAATTGCCGTTTGACCCTGGATATAACGTGACCGGTACAGGCTACAAGTGCTGGAAATGGTATAATAACCATCAGGTCAGTATCGCTTGGAAAGACTTTACGGACCAGCCATTGTTCCGCATTGGGGAAGTGTTGTTAAACTATGCCGAAGCGAAATACGAACTGGGGCAATTTGACCAAAGTGTCGCAGACAAAACGGTGAATCGCTTGCGGGTCAGGGGAGAAGTGGCGTCAATGGCGGTAGCTCAAATAAACGCTAATTTTGACCCGAAACGCAATGCGAAAGTGGACCCGGTTCTCTGGGAAATCCGCCGTGAACGTGCTGTGGAGCTGATGTGCGACGGTTTCCGTTTTGATGACCTTCGTCGTTGGAAAATGATGAACGACGAGGCTGCCAAAGAGAAATTGGGACGTTATATTGTTGGAGCCGAGTTTAACAATAAACTTCCAATACAAGGCGGTAAAGCCGAAGGCTATATTTCCCGGATTGGTGTGCCTCCAGCGTTTCCTGACCATTATTATTTGCACCCAATCCCTAGCAACCAGATTGTTTTGAATGAGAAATTAACTCAAAACCCTGGTTGGTAA